The Haemophilus parainfluenzae genome window below encodes:
- the pdxH gene encoding pyridoxamine 5'-phosphate oxidase, with product MDLHDIREDYCKQALSQHDCDPNPIKQFEKWLNEAITAKVNEPTGVNVATVNEDGRPTSRMVLLKEVNEQGFVFFTNYHSRKGRAIEHNPFVALTFFWPELERSVRIEGKAEKISPEQSDEYFATRPYTSRIGAWASEQSAVISSHKSLLAKAALIAAKHPLNVPRPPHWGGYLVIPDRIEFWQGRPSRLHDRICYLFNDGKWERERLSP from the coding sequence ATGGACTTACATGATATTCGTGAGGATTATTGCAAACAGGCGCTTTCTCAGCATGATTGCGATCCCAATCCAATAAAACAATTTGAAAAATGGCTCAACGAAGCGATTACCGCCAAAGTAAACGAGCCGACAGGTGTTAATGTTGCAACAGTCAATGAAGACGGTCGACCAACAAGTCGAATGGTGCTGTTGAAAGAAGTGAATGAACAAGGCTTTGTCTTTTTCACGAATTATCACAGCCGAAAAGGTCGCGCCATAGAACATAATCCTTTCGTTGCCCTAACATTCTTTTGGCCTGAATTAGAACGCTCTGTGCGTATTGAGGGCAAAGCTGAAAAAATCTCGCCTGAACAATCAGATGAATATTTTGCGACTCGCCCTTATACCAGCCGAATCGGCGCTTGGGCCAGCGAGCAAAGTGCGGTCATTTCTAGCCACAAATCTTTATTAGCGAAAGCTGCTCTGATTGCAGCAAAACACCCATTAAACGTCCCACGCCCACCACATTGGGGTGGTTATCTTGTGATTCCTGATCGCATCGAATTCTGGCAAGGTCGCCCAAGTCGTTTACATGACAGAATTTGTTATTTATTCAATGATGGAAAATGGGAGAGAGAGCGATTATCGCCGTAA
- a CDS encoding ABC transporter substrate-binding protein, whose protein sequence is MKLKATLTLIAASLFLAACDQSGSAAKEKEETEKPSGNNTFVYCTAKAPLSFSPALVMEGTSYNASSQQVYNRLVEFKKGSTDLEPALAESWEISDDGLTYTFHLRKGVKFHTTKEFTPTRDFNADDVIFSFQRQLDPNHPYHNVSKGTYPYFKAMKFPDLLKSIEKVDDNTIRITLNKKDATFLASLGMDFISIYSAEYADAMLKAGKPETIDNKPVGTGPFIFVDYKTDQAAQYVANETYWKGRTPLDRLVISIVPDATTRYAKLQAGSCDLILFPNVADLAKMKTDPKVQLLEQKGLNVAYIAFNTEKAPFDNAKVRQALNYAVDKKAIIEAVYQGAGTAAKNPLPPTIWSYNDEIQDYPYDPEKAKQLLAEAGYPNGFETDFWIQPVVRASNPNPKRMAELVMADWAKVGVKANPVTFEWADYQKRAKAGELTAGIFGWSGDNGDPDNFLSPLLASANAGNSNFARFKNAEFDALLDKAIGLTNKDERAALYKQAQVIFHDQAPWIPVAHSVGFAPLSPRVKGYVQSPFGYDAFYGVSVDGK, encoded by the coding sequence ATGAAATTAAAAGCGACCTTAACTCTTATTGCAGCCAGTTTGTTTTTAGCTGCTTGTGATCAATCTGGTTCTGCGGCAAAAGAAAAAGAAGAAACAGAAAAACCTTCAGGTAATAACACGTTTGTGTACTGTACGGCGAAAGCACCACTTAGCTTTAGCCCGGCATTGGTAATGGAAGGCACATCTTACAATGCGAGTTCACAACAAGTGTATAACCGTTTGGTTGAATTCAAAAAAGGTTCAACTGACCTTGAGCCAGCCTTGGCTGAAAGCTGGGAAATCAGTGATGATGGTTTAACTTACACGTTCCATTTGCGTAAAGGGGTGAAATTCCATACGACAAAAGAATTTACGCCAACACGTGATTTTAATGCGGATGATGTGATCTTTTCTTTCCAACGTCAGTTAGATCCTAACCACCCTTATCACAATGTATCAAAAGGGACTTATCCATATTTCAAAGCGATGAAATTCCCAGATTTATTAAAATCAATTGAGAAAGTGGATGACAACACCATTCGTATCACCTTGAATAAAAAAGATGCGACTTTCTTAGCAAGCTTGGGTATGGACTTTATCTCTATTTATTCCGCTGAATATGCAGATGCGATGTTGAAAGCGGGTAAACCAGAAACGATCGATAACAAACCAGTGGGGACAGGTCCGTTTATTTTTGTGGATTACAAAACTGACCAAGCGGCACAATATGTAGCAAATGAAACCTATTGGAAAGGTCGTACACCGCTTGATCGTTTAGTGATCAGTATCGTACCAGATGCGACTACGCGTTATGCGAAGTTACAAGCGGGTTCTTGTGATTTAATTCTCTTCCCGAACGTGGCGGATTTAGCCAAGATGAAAACTGATCCGAAAGTACAGCTTTTGGAACAAAAAGGTTTGAACGTGGCATATATCGCATTCAATACAGAGAAAGCGCCATTTGATAACGCGAAAGTGCGCCAAGCATTGAACTATGCGGTGGACAAAAAGGCAATTATTGAAGCGGTTTATCAAGGTGCAGGTACTGCAGCGAAAAACCCATTACCACCAACAATTTGGAGTTATAACGACGAAATCCAAGATTATCCGTATGATCCAGAGAAAGCGAAACAGCTTTTAGCAGAAGCTGGTTATCCAAACGGTTTTGAAACTGATTTCTGGATTCAACCAGTGGTACGTGCGTCTAACCCAAATCCAAAACGTATGGCTGAACTTGTGATGGCAGATTGGGCGAAAGTGGGCGTAAAAGCAAATCCAGTCACGTTTGAATGGGCAGACTATCAAAAACGTGCTAAAGCAGGTGAATTAACGGCGGGTATCTTTGGTTGGTCAGGCGATAACGGTGATCCGGATAACTTCCTTTCTCCATTACTTGCAAGCGCTAATGCGGGTAACTCAAACTTTGCACGTTTCAAAAATGCAGAATTTGATGCCCTATTAGATAAAGCGATTGGCTTAACCAATAAAGATGAGCGTGCAGCACTTTATAAACAAGCACAAGTGATTTTCCATGATCAAGCACCATGGATTCCAGTTGCGCACTCTGTTGGTTTCGCACCACTTAGCCCTCGCGTAAAAGGCTACGTACAAAGCCCATTCGGTTATGATGCATTTTATGGCGTGAGTGTTGATGGTAAATAA
- a CDS encoding MFS transporter, with amino-acid sequence MATSLPWYKEVSPTQKKALFAAWLGYVFDGFDYMLITYVLLDIQKEFAMSTTETSTLLLAAFVARPLGGAIFGSFADKYGRRLAMIVSIITYSVGTFLCGLSTSYIWLFIFRMIIGMGMAGEYACSSSYAIESWPQHLRTKASAFLVSGFSIGNILASQVIPWVAQAYGWRVAFFIGLAPVALVLYVRRHAPESEEWAQAKAAGKVNKVPLTDLFTKKQLPITLIIFLVCYSIFSVNWPVVGLLPLYLKENGYAENVKSLMFWAGFGILIGTLIAGFIGDKLGEKKTFVYSLLLSLFFLFPVFYLPENNVLALGVLLFFLLATNLGIAGLVPKYMATFFPAEMRSTGIGFIYNFAAIGGGVSPVIAAAFSERVGLGSALVYVTLFWTIVLVALVGLRLPERIQARMQQ; translated from the coding sequence ATGGCAACATCATTACCATGGTATAAAGAAGTCAGTCCTACGCAAAAAAAAGCGTTATTTGCGGCTTGGTTAGGTTATGTTTTTGATGGCTTCGATTATATGCTTATCACTTATGTGCTTTTGGATATTCAAAAAGAATTCGCCATGAGTACAACGGAAACATCCACACTATTACTTGCGGCCTTCGTAGCGCGTCCATTAGGTGGGGCGATTTTTGGTAGTTTTGCCGATAAATATGGTCGTCGTTTGGCGATGATTGTTTCCATTATTACGTATTCCGTCGGGACATTCTTGTGCGGTTTATCCACCAGTTATATTTGGCTTTTTATCTTCCGTATGATTATCGGTATGGGGATGGCAGGTGAATATGCGTGTTCTTCCTCTTATGCCATTGAAAGTTGGCCACAACATTTACGTACAAAAGCCAGTGCATTTTTAGTGAGTGGCTTTTCTATTGGTAATATTCTTGCTTCTCAAGTGATTCCTTGGGTTGCACAAGCTTATGGCTGGCGTGTGGCTTTCTTTATTGGTTTGGCTCCTGTCGCTTTAGTGCTCTATGTTCGTCGCCATGCCCCTGAAAGTGAAGAATGGGCGCAAGCGAAAGCAGCGGGTAAAGTGAATAAAGTTCCACTTACTGACCTATTCACTAAAAAACAATTACCAATCACCTTAATTATTTTCTTAGTTTGTTATTCAATTTTCTCCGTAAACTGGCCGGTAGTGGGTTTGCTTCCACTTTACCTCAAAGAAAACGGCTATGCTGAAAATGTGAAATCACTGATGTTCTGGGCAGGCTTTGGTATCCTCATTGGTACCTTAATTGCAGGCTTTATCGGTGATAAATTGGGTGAGAAGAAAACCTTTGTATATAGCTTATTGTTATCACTTTTTTTCCTCTTCCCAGTATTCTATTTGCCAGAAAATAATGTGTTAGCACTTGGAGTGTTGCTCTTCTTCTTACTTGCAACTAACTTAGGGATTGCCGGTTTAGTACCAAAATATATGGCGACTTTCTTCCCAGCTGAAATGCGAAGCACAGGTATTGGTTTCATCTATAACTTCGCTGCGATCGGTGGTGGGGTGTCTCCTGTGATTGCCGCCGCTTTTAGCGAAAGAGTAGGACTTGGTTCAGCCCTTGTGTATGTCACCTTATTCTGGACAATTGTCCTTGTTGCTCTCGTTGGATTAAGATTGCCAGAACGTATCCAAGCGCGCATGCAACAATAA
- a CDS encoding Gfo/Idh/MocA family protein, protein MMRYGVVGVGYFGADLARFMNEFDDAQITVVYDPENGETIAQELQCVAAKSLEELVTSPDVDCVIVATPNYLHKEPVILAAKNKKHVFCEKPIALSYQDCDDMVRACEENGVTFMAGHVMNFFNGVHHAKELINQGVIGKVLYCHTARNGWEEQQPTISWKKIREKSGGHLYHHIHELDCVQFIMGGMPKTVTMAAANVAHKGEKFGDEDDMIFVTMEYDDNRFAVLEWGSAFRWGEHYVLIQGEKGAIKLDMYNTKGTLRVDGKDTYFLIHETQEEDDDRTRIYNSTEMDGAIQYGKPGKRTPLWLSSIMKKEMRYLNDILHGMEPTEEFVKLLTGEAARAAIATADACTRSCYENRKVDLAEIIGK, encoded by the coding sequence ATGATGCGATATGGTGTTGTTGGCGTTGGCTATTTTGGTGCAGATTTAGCCCGCTTCATGAATGAATTTGATGATGCACAAATTACCGTAGTATATGACCCTGAAAATGGTGAAACCATTGCTCAAGAATTACAATGCGTAGCGGCAAAATCTCTTGAAGAATTGGTCACTTCCCCTGATGTAGATTGTGTGATTGTCGCCACCCCAAACTACTTACACAAAGAACCGGTCATCCTTGCAGCAAAAAACAAAAAACACGTTTTCTGTGAAAAACCTATCGCCTTAAGTTATCAAGACTGTGACGACATGGTCCGCGCTTGCGAAGAAAATGGCGTTACCTTTATGGCTGGCCATGTAATGAACTTCTTTAATGGTGTTCACCATGCCAAAGAATTAATCAATCAAGGTGTGATTGGTAAAGTGCTTTATTGTCACACCGCACGTAACGGCTGGGAAGAACAACAACCAACCATTTCATGGAAAAAAATCCGTGAAAAATCTGGCGGTCACTTATACCACCATATTCACGAATTAGACTGCGTACAATTCATTATGGGTGGTATGCCAAAAACCGTTACCATGGCAGCAGCCAATGTTGCACACAAAGGCGAAAAATTTGGTGATGAAGACGATATGATTTTTGTCACCATGGAATACGATGATAATCGTTTTGCTGTTCTCGAATGGGGTTCAGCTTTCCGTTGGGGTGAACATTATGTATTAATTCAAGGGGAAAAAGGTGCGATCAAACTGGATATGTACAATACCAAAGGCACCCTTCGTGTGGATGGAAAAGACACCTATTTCCTCATTCACGAAACCCAAGAAGAAGATGATGACCGTACCCGTATTTACAACAGTACAGAAATGGACGGCGCGATCCAATATGGTAAACCGGGCAAACGCACACCACTCTGGTTGAGTTCTATCATGAAAAAAGAAATGCGTTATTTAAACGACATTCTGCATGGCATGGAACCAACTGAGGAATTTGTAAAATTACTCACTGGTGAAGCTGCCCGTGCTGCTATCGCCACTGCTGATGCGTGTACCCGTTCTTGTTACGAAAACCGCAAAGTTGATTTAGCAGAAATCATCGGCAAATAA
- a CDS encoding MDR family MFS transporter produces MVEKDTVIERQHYKGLAWVASMALFMQSLDATILNTALPTIATDLQTPVFEMQMAIIAYSLAVALFIPLTAWAAAKFGTLTVFRSAVFTFVFGSVACAMATSLETLVLARILQGIGGAFMMPVARLAIIQTVPKNQLINAWNLMATAGLIGPILGPILGGWLVVHTSWHWIFLINIPIGMLGFWAAAKVMGNHKGNANKLDWTGFLLFAFGLVGLTLGLDLLGESHRDNMTTYSALSVGIALLVAYYFYAKGNERAILPLSLFNTRTFRLGIAANIFIRLSGSAVPFLLPLMFQLSFGYSAEESGWLLAPIALMSVVFKRFIGHILNMLGYKTTLILSSLLMAASTVSMSWLDTSSSTTWIICNLMWYGACMSMIFTSINTLTVGDLSQAQSGVGSTVLSIVQQVGIGFGIAVASIILTLYRQFIGNEGDALQHAFSYTFLTTSVFAIALVWILSYLHKADGDHLRKKR; encoded by the coding sequence ATGGTGGAAAAAGACACAGTAATAGAACGTCAGCATTATAAAGGGCTGGCTTGGGTAGCTTCCATGGCTTTGTTTATGCAAAGCTTGGATGCGACTATTTTAAATACTGCCTTACCCACCATTGCAACAGATCTGCAAACCCCTGTCTTTGAAATGCAAATGGCGATTATCGCCTATTCTCTTGCCGTAGCCTTATTTATTCCTTTAACTGCTTGGGCGGCAGCTAAATTTGGTACGCTTACTGTTTTCCGCTCAGCAGTTTTTACCTTTGTATTCGGTTCAGTCGCTTGTGCGATGGCCACTTCTCTCGAGACCCTTGTGCTTGCACGGATTCTCCAAGGTATTGGCGGTGCGTTTATGATGCCGGTTGCTCGCCTTGCGATTATTCAAACCGTACCGAAAAATCAATTAATTAATGCCTGGAATTTAATGGCGACAGCGGGATTGATTGGCCCGATTCTTGGTCCGATTTTAGGTGGTTGGCTTGTGGTGCATACATCATGGCATTGGATTTTCTTAATCAATATTCCGATTGGCATGTTAGGCTTTTGGGCTGCGGCTAAAGTGATGGGCAATCATAAGGGTAATGCGAATAAGTTAGACTGGACGGGCTTTTTGCTCTTTGCGTTTGGTTTAGTTGGGCTCACTCTTGGGCTTGATTTACTCGGAGAAAGTCACCGTGACAATATGACCACATACAGTGCATTGTCGGTTGGTATTGCATTATTGGTCGCCTATTATTTTTATGCGAAAGGTAATGAACGTGCCATTTTGCCGTTATCTCTTTTCAATACAAGAACATTCCGATTAGGCATTGCAGCCAATATCTTTATTCGTCTTTCTGGCTCAGCAGTGCCGTTCTTATTGCCATTAATGTTCCAACTTTCCTTTGGCTATTCAGCTGAAGAGTCAGGCTGGTTGCTTGCACCCATTGCGCTAATGTCCGTCGTATTTAAACGCTTTATTGGGCATATTTTAAATATGCTAGGTTATAAAACCACACTAATTTTATCGTCACTTTTAATGGCAGCCTCGACGGTTTCAATGTCATGGCTTGATACCTCATCATCAACGACATGGATTATATGTAATCTGATGTGGTACGGTGCCTGCATGTCGATGATTTTTACCTCAATTAACACTCTTACCGTTGGCGACCTATCACAGGCACAAAGCGGTGTAGGCTCAACGGTGCTGAGTATTGTGCAACAAGTAGGAATCGGATTTGGTATCGCCGTAGCATCCATTATTTTAACGTTGTACCGCCAATTCATTGGTAACGAAGGCGATGCATTACAACATGCTTTCAGTTACACTTTTCTAACCACTTCTGTTTTTGCTATCGCATTAGTTTGGATATTAAGCTATTTGCACAAAGCAGACGGAGATCATTTGCGGAAAAAACGCTGA
- the mobB gene encoding molybdopterin-guanine dinucleotide biosynthesis protein MobB, which translates to MNNPFPLLGITGYSGSGKTTLLEKLLPQLIKKGLRISVIKHSHHNAHVDKEGKDSWRMKEAGSAQVIMACDTRWALMTETPQEPVSLAYLSQQFDCHLTDLILVEGFKQEPIPKILLHRQEMTKPLPELDENVLALATDYSLETDRTLLDINHIEQIAEFIYQWWKKTQ; encoded by the coding sequence ATGAATAATCCCTTTCCTCTTCTTGGCATCACTGGTTACAGCGGTAGTGGCAAAACCACATTATTGGAAAAATTACTTCCTCAATTAATCAAAAAAGGTCTACGTATTTCAGTCATTAAACACAGCCATCACAACGCTCACGTGGATAAAGAGGGCAAAGACAGTTGGCGCATGAAAGAGGCAGGTTCCGCGCAAGTTATCATGGCTTGTGATACTCGTTGGGCATTGATGACAGAAACCCCTCAAGAGCCGGTTTCATTAGCCTATTTAAGTCAACAATTTGATTGTCATTTAACGGATTTAATTTTGGTGGAAGGATTTAAACAAGAACCTATTCCAAAGATTCTGTTGCATCGACAAGAGATGACAAAACCTTTGCCGGAATTAGATGAAAACGTGTTGGCTTTAGCAACAGATTATTCGCTTGAAACTGACCGCACTTTATTAGATATTAATCACATTGAACAGATCGCTGAGTTTATTTATCAATGGTGGAAAAAGACACAGTAA
- a CDS encoding Gfo/Idh/MocA family protein, with protein MQTNGLNIALIGCGFFGVQLASAFDKAQANLIAVTDINPSLAHKLADQYGSQAFFSVEEMLAKTKPDLVVIATPNYAHYSPAILALNAGCHVFIETPFTLSSSQGQHLHRLAEEKGKFIFVGHLERTLPGMLKVKAALEQGKLGRITVARAMRQRWIENLPNKEWWKLDANLTGGELFHLIHELDLLCWLLGDIEAVFAQAANQAHHDTPDSRDVLQLLLRFENGVLGSLEMGTAYRLHQWGIQIHGENGVIEVNFFTSSVTFNYLDGKIEHVDLFNEFEADLSLRESAKGTQQYNVTHAPCQLWLSRAAEIEVQSVVEHLTQGKTSPLSLCLTEAIEVAEAAKQSMVTEKQISVKK; from the coding sequence ATGCAAACTAATGGATTAAACATTGCCTTAATCGGCTGTGGCTTTTTTGGTGTTCAACTAGCTTCCGCATTTGACAAAGCCCAAGCAAACTTAATTGCAGTGACCGATATCAACCCTTCTCTGGCACACAAACTCGCAGACCAATACGGTAGCCAAGCTTTTTTTAGTGTAGAAGAAATGTTGGCTAAAACTAAACCGGATTTAGTGGTCATTGCCACACCAAACTACGCTCATTATTCCCCAGCTATCTTAGCATTAAATGCAGGCTGTCATGTCTTTATTGAAACACCTTTTACCTTAAGTTCCTCCCAAGGCCAACATTTACACCGTCTTGCTGAAGAAAAAGGCAAATTCATTTTTGTGGGCCATTTGGAACGTACGTTGCCAGGCATGTTGAAAGTCAAAGCGGCTTTAGAACAAGGAAAATTAGGCCGCATTACCGTAGCACGAGCCATGCGTCAGCGTTGGATTGAAAACCTACCAAACAAAGAATGGTGGAAATTAGATGCCAATCTTACGGGCGGCGAGCTTTTCCACCTCATTCACGAACTGGATTTACTCTGTTGGTTATTAGGCGATATTGAGGCGGTCTTTGCTCAAGCCGCTAATCAAGCGCATCACGATACACCAGATAGTCGTGATGTGTTGCAACTGTTACTACGTTTTGAAAATGGCGTGTTAGGTTCGCTCGAAATGGGCACAGCTTATCGATTACACCAATGGGGCATTCAAATTCATGGTGAAAACGGTGTGATTGAAGTCAATTTCTTTACCTCAAGTGTCACATTTAATTATCTAGATGGAAAAATAGAACACGTTGATTTATTTAATGAATTTGAGGCTGATTTATCTTTACGTGAAAGTGCCAAAGGCACTCAGCAATATAATGTCACCCACGCACCTTGCCAACTTTGGTTAAGCCGAGCGGCTGAAATCGAAGTACAAAGTGTGGTGGAGCACTTAACGCAAGGAAAAACCAGCCCATTAAGTCTATGTTTAACTGAAGCCATCGAAGTTGCAGAAGCAGCGAAGCAATCCATGGTAACGGAAAAACAAATCTCAGTGAAAAAATAA
- a CDS encoding SLC13 family permease: MQTQQTFLSKYKSLLILSLDFVFMLVLIKILPFSSQENRGLALLIFIGILWLTEAFNITVTSLMVPVVAIGLGLINTQKALAPFSTPIIYMFFGGFVVAAVLQIQNLDKIIANYIIRLAKGNLKLSITYLFTATTFLSMWINNTAVAAMMLPLTMGMLKGINAEKNHRLYAFVLLGMAFSASIGGIGTLVGSAPNAILASQIQVTFTEWLGYGFPVMVLLVPSMIFSLWVILRPDFSVDFNPSLEKVSFNRKNIITLMIFIGMAIMLLFSSLLNPWISAFLELPKKIENFDTVIALCVVIFICISGVATWKEIQERVEWGVLVLFGGGLTLSIVMKDSGASKIMADSIVQFVQTKPLWVLCFVITAFIIFLTEFTSNTASAALIMPIVISVAQSMNLPPIALAAIIACGASCAFMLPIATPPNAIVFATGNVKQLDMAKVGLILNLFCIAIIGGMTYFVWL; encoded by the coding sequence ATGCAAACTCAACAAACCTTTCTCTCTAAATATAAAAGTCTTCTTATTCTTTCCTTAGACTTTGTCTTCATGTTGGTGTTAATCAAAATACTGCCGTTTTCTTCCCAAGAGAACCGCGGGTTAGCCCTGCTGATTTTTATTGGTATTTTGTGGTTAACGGAAGCCTTTAATATTACCGTAACATCCCTTATGGTGCCTGTTGTGGCCATTGGATTAGGCTTGATTAATACGCAAAAAGCTCTCGCACCATTCTCCACGCCAATTATTTATATGTTCTTTGGTGGATTTGTAGTGGCTGCGGTGTTACAAATTCAGAATCTAGACAAGATTATTGCGAATTATATTATTCGTTTGGCGAAAGGAAACTTAAAACTTTCTATCACCTACCTTTTCACCGCAACTACATTCCTTTCCATGTGGATTAACAACACCGCTGTGGCGGCAATGATGTTACCGCTTACTATGGGGATGTTAAAAGGTATCAATGCAGAGAAAAACCATCGGTTGTATGCCTTTGTATTGTTAGGCATGGCATTTAGTGCCAGTATCGGTGGTATTGGTACGTTAGTAGGAAGTGCGCCGAATGCCATTTTGGCATCTCAAATTCAAGTGACCTTCACGGAATGGTTAGGTTATGGTTTCCCGGTGATGGTACTGCTTGTGCCTTCAATGATTTTTTCTTTATGGGTGATTTTACGTCCAGATTTTTCTGTAGATTTTAATCCATCACTTGAGAAAGTCAGCTTTAACCGAAAAAATATCATTACTTTAATGATCTTTATCGGTATGGCGATTATGTTGCTTTTCAGTTCTCTCTTAAACCCATGGATTAGTGCTTTCCTTGAATTACCGAAAAAAATCGAAAACTTTGATACGGTGATTGCGCTATGTGTTGTGATCTTTATTTGTATCTCAGGCGTGGCGACCTGGAAAGAAATTCAAGAGCGCGTTGAATGGGGCGTACTTGTTTTATTCGGTGGTGGTTTAACACTCAGTATCGTGATGAAAGATTCTGGTGCCAGTAAGATTATGGCGGATAGTATCGTTCAGTTCGTACAAACCAAACCTCTTTGGGTGCTTTGCTTTGTGATAACCGCATTTATTATTTTCTTAACAGAATTCACATCGAATACTGCCAGCGCTGCATTAATTATGCCAATTGTGATTTCAGTGGCGCAATCTATGAATTTACCGCCTATCGCTTTAGCCGCAATTATCGCTTGTGGGGCAAGTTGTGCATTTATGTTGCCAATCGCTACACCGCCTAATGCTATCGTGTTTGCAACAGGAAATGTGAAACAACTCGATATGGCTAAAGTCGGTTTAATTCTCAATCTATTCTGTATCGCCATTATCGGTGGCATGACTTATTTTGTTTGGTTGTAA
- a CDS encoding FadR/GntR family transcriptional regulator: MEKTSKKEASLVLQDKIKSLIIKQNLKSGDLMPTENELIEQLGVSRSSLREAIKSLEALHILDIRHGVGTFVSESSLVPMIRGLSFHTQLNLHNDHNQLINILDIREILEYGFAPMVLGKISQEQTALLQKSVANMEKNAREQKFSPKDEYHIHLKLYEPLNNPLLIQYLDAFWQIYQQVEKGLPPPILSPEKLAMQHRELIDAVEAHDLVRMQRAILQYFQSIRQRLQQGGHDAN, translated from the coding sequence ATGGAAAAAACAAGTAAAAAAGAAGCAAGTCTCGTTTTGCAGGATAAAATCAAATCGCTCATCATTAAACAAAATCTTAAATCCGGCGATTTGATGCCAACAGAAAATGAGTTAATTGAACAGCTTGGTGTGAGCCGCTCCAGTTTACGTGAAGCTATTAAATCTTTAGAAGCGCTACACATTTTAGATATTCGCCATGGTGTTGGTACCTTTGTGAGTGAATCCTCTCTTGTGCCAATGATTCGTGGATTAAGCTTTCACACCCAACTGAATTTGCATAATGATCATAATCAGCTGATTAATATTTTGGATATTCGGGAAATTTTGGAATACGGTTTTGCCCCGATGGTTTTAGGAAAAATTAGTCAAGAACAGACCGCTCTTTTGCAAAAATCAGTAGCAAATATGGAGAAAAATGCACGAGAACAAAAGTTTTCACCTAAAGATGAATACCACATTCATTTAAAACTTTATGAACCATTAAATAACCCGTTACTGATTCAATATTTAGATGCGTTTTGGCAAATTTATCAGCAAGTAGAAAAAGGCCTACCGCCACCAATACTTTCTCCTGAAAAATTAGCCATGCAACACCGTGAATTAATTGATGCGGTAGAAGCGCATGATTTAGTACGGATGCAACGCGCGATCTTGCAATATTTCCAAAGTATTCGCCAACGCTTACAACAAGGAGGGCATGATGCAAACTAA